Proteins encoded within one genomic window of Pygocentrus nattereri isolate fPygNat1 chromosome 9, fPygNat1.pri, whole genome shotgun sequence:
- the stk35 gene encoding serine/threonine-protein kinase 35, translated as MELRNGIQREVSTEQQQQQQRRRRGCKRAQAAQRDPRAGVCKVLRPLPLEDNDNDEAEVRVEKGFSFLKASSALSLAPRYSLLREVGRGSYGVVYEAVARRSGARVAVKKLRCDAPEKVELALAEFWALASLEKRHENVVQLEECVLERNGLAQKMSHGNKRSKQYLRLVETSLKGERILGYPEEPCYLWFVMEFCEGGDLNQYILSRRPDPKTNRSFMKQLTSAVAFLHKNNIVHRDLKPDNILISQKSGSPVIKVADFGLSKVCAGLGCIEQEGEDQVNKNINVNKFWLSSACGSDFYMAPEVWEGHYTAKADIFALGIIIWAMIERITFIDAESKRELLGTYVRQGSEIVPVGEALLENPKMVLSIPQKARSPMSDGIRRLLQDMLAVNPQDRPDAFQLELRMDQVTCAA; from the exons ATGGAGCTCCGCAACGGGATCCAAAGGGAAGTAAGCaccgagcagcagcagcagcagcagcggcggcGGCGGGGCTGCAAGAGAGCGCAGGCGGCCCAGAGAGACCCCAGAGCCGGCGTGTGTAAAGTGCTAAGGCCGCTGCCTCTGGAGGACAATGACAATGACGAGGCAGAGGTGCGTGTGGAGAAGGGTTTCTCCTTCCTCAAGGCCAGCTCCGCGCTTTCTCTGGCGCCCCGGTACAGCCTGCTGAGGGAGGTGGGTCGCGGAAGCTACGGCGTGGTGTACGAAGCCGTGGCCCGCAGGTCCGGAGCCCGCGTGGCGGTGAAGAAGCTCCGCTGCGACGCTCCGGAGAAAGTGGAGCTCGCCCTGGCCGAGTTCTGGGCCCTGGCCAGCCTGGAGAAAAGGCACGAAAACGTGGTCCAGCTGGAGGAGTGCGTGCTGGAGAGGAACGGCCTGGCGCAGAAGATGAGCCACGGAAACAAACGGTCCAAACAGTATTTGCGTTTGGTGGAGACGTCGCTGAAAG gtgaacgCATCCTGGGTTATCCAGAGGAGCCGTGCTACCTCTGGTTTGTCATGGAGTTCTGTGAAGGTGGGGACTTGAACCAGTACATCCTGTCCCGACGGCCTGACCCAAAAACCaacaggagcttcatgaaacaGCTGACCAGCGCCGTGGCCTTCCTTCACAAGAACAACATTGTACACCGTGACCTCAAACCAGACAACATCCTCATCTCACAGAAATCCGGCTCGCCCGTCATCAAGGTGGCCGACTTTGGCCTTAGCAAGGTGTGCGCCGGGCTGGGCTGCATAGAGCAAGAGGGTGAAGACCAGGTCAACAAGAACATCAACGTGAACAAGTTCTGGCTGTCGTCGGCCTGCGGCTCGGACTTCTACATGGCACCCGAAGTGTGGGAGGGGCACTACACGGCCAAAGCAGACATTTTCGCACTGGGCATTATCATCTGGGCCATGATCGAGAGGATCACGTTTATCGACGCAGAGTCAAAACGGGAGCTCCTCGGCACGTATGTCCGGCAAGGCAGCGAAATTGTCCCTGTTGGGGAGGCGCTGCTGGAGAACCCCAAGATGGTGCTTAGCATCCCACAGAAGGCTCGGAGTCCCATGTCGGATGGGATCCGGAGGCTCCTGCAAGACATGTTGGCCGTGAATCCGCAGGATCGGCCGGATGCTTTCCAGCTCGAGCTCAGAATGGACCAAGTCACGTGTGCTGCGTGA